In a genomic window of Ipomoea triloba cultivar NCNSP0323 chromosome 3, ASM357664v1:
- the LOC116012604 gene encoding probable WRKY transcription factor 50 — protein sequence MENSQFQNPDNGGTSIYDAGVLFVDAPEYYLSDYLLPENIPPPAEQQTMVPTESVGSGSSNPIPTSSNIEYKNRTKKKMERTKSRIAFRIKTELETLDDGFKWRKYGKKMVKTSPNPRNYYKCSSGGCGVKKRVERDREDSSYVIATYEGVHNHESPCVLYYTHEMYPTLPIGAHEWALQPSSLASSSL from the exons ATGGAGAATTCTCAATTTCAAAACCCTGATAACGGCGGAACAAGTATTTACGACGCCGGAGTATTATTCGTCGATGCGCCGGAATACTATCTGTCCGATTATCTCCTACCGGAAAATATCCCGCCGCCGGCGGAGCAACAAACTATGGTGCCGACGGAATCTGTCGGCAGTGGATCTTCCAACCCGATTCCAACCTCCAGTAACAT agaatacaaaaataggacgaagaagaaaatggagcgGACAAAGTCTAGGATTGCATTTAGAATTAAAACTGAACTAGAAACTCTGGATGATGGATTCAAATGGAGAAAGTACGGCAAGAAGATGGTTAAGACCAGTCCGAATCCCAG GAACTATTACAAATGTTCTAGTGGAGGATGCGGCGTTAAGAAGAGGGTGGAAAGGGACAGAGAAGATTCAAGTTACGTAATTGCAACGTATGAAGGAGTGCACAACCATGAAAGTCCATGTGTGCTTTACTACACCCATGAAATGTATCCCACACTACCTATCGGGGCTCATGAATGGGCTTTACAACCTTCCTCCTTAGCGTCGTCTTCTTTATGA